A window of Phycisphaeraceae bacterium genomic DNA:
CTCACGGTCGTCTCTGGCCAGCGCGTCACGACTCTGCACGCTGAACTTGATGGCTCCCTCATAAAGCATCAACCGCAGCTCTTCCGGACTGGCGGTCATGATCTTGGTCTTGAGATAGGGATTGGCCGGCTTAGCAGTCATAAGCAAATAACCCGCCTAGATAGCCGCATACGTGGCGGCCGATTCGACTTTCTTTTATCGGTAATTGTCAATGGTTTCGTTAGGCATCAGGCACGAGCTGTCCAACAACCTGATCATCCGGCTTCGGATGGATGCCATCGATTAACGGGTACTACTTCTGTGACGCCACCTGACTGGCAAAATTGGTCAGTGAGGAACCCTGCGCCTGTAGCGACGCCAGGGCTTTTTCCATTGCATTAAATTGGTTCTGGAGCAGTTCGCGTTTGGCGGCAAGCTTCAGATCGATGCGCTCTATTTGTTGTTTATTGAGTTCGAGTAATCTGCCTACGTTGTCAATCTGACCCTGAACCGCGCCATCAGTATCTGTCAGGCTCTTAAGCAGTTCGTCGATCCGCACGCCGACACCGGCAGTTGCGGTGACCGTTTCACCATTCGAATTAGTCGTGGTGGTCTTGTAGGTAAAGAGCTGCTCGACCGCATTTCGGTCCGCGGATAGGGCAGCGGTAAACTTTGACTCATCGAACTTGAGCGTTGCCCCCGTCCCAACGGTCAGACCGATCTGTGCGAGCGACTTGTACTGCGTGCTCAGATCCTCATTACGGTTATTGATCAGGCGAAACAGCGACGAACGTACTCGAGCGATGGTCGGATCACCCAACAACAGACCACGCTGCTTAGTAGCTGTGTCATAGCGGTCGTACTTGTCGAGCGTGGTAATCACGCCATTAAAGTCAGTAACGAATTTTTGGATCGCCTTGGTGATCGCGGAATCGTCACGGCTGATGCTGACAGATACCGGCGAACTGCTGGCGGAAAGCAGATTCACGGTCGCGCCGGGGATCACAGATGTCAGCGTGTTTGTTGTGGAAGTGATCGCGATGGCCTTGGCAGGATCAGAGGCACCGAAAAAGACGACCGCATCACGAGCCTCAACAAGTGTGCTGCCGCCCAGTCCAGTCCCACCATCATCAAAGACAAATGCGCCAGCTTTGCCGGAGCGCGTGCTCAGGAAACTGAGGCGGTAGGGATCGGCCGGCGAGCCGTCATTCAGGATCGAAGCCTGCACCGGCAAGCCCAGTTCGTTGATCTTCTCCATGACATCCGAAAGCGTGTCACTGGCTGTGATAGTGACCGTCTTTTCAAAGCTGCCATCAAGATCCGCTCCAGCAGATGCAGCTTCACCAAGCAGCCCCAGATCGCGGGCGGTGGTCGAACCGGCTTCTTCAACCTTGATTGCCGACGCACCACTGCCGGTATCCTCCAGCAGGATGCCGTCGCCGTTGTCATTGATCCGCGCTGTTATGGCGAGGCCTTTGCTGTTGATTTCCGCAATGATGTCTCCTACGGTCGCCTCATTGCCCTGTGAAAGATCGACCTCAGATGACAGGCCGTTGGAATCGGTAATGGTGAACTTACCCTTGGCCACTCCCCCGCCACCGTTCAGATTGTCACGGCGAGTTGCTTCAGTGATGTAACGAAACTGTAGATTTCCTGAATTAAGGGTAGCAGCCGCGACACTCTGCGCAAGACCCAGATCCGCAGCTCCTGTTCCTGTCGTGTCGGCCACGATCAGGTTCGAGGCTGTCGCCCCCGTGCTGTCGGTGAGCTGGATGCCGTTACTCGCCTGATTGAGGGATGCCGAAATGCTGTTGGCTGCGCCGGCAGAGTTAATCAGGTCGATCGCCTGCTGGACACTTGTCGCCGTAGAAAGATCGACGGCAAATGAGACACCCGCGCGGTTAGTGATATTGATGGTGCCAAGATTTGCGCCAGCGCCGCCCTTCAGGTTGCCGATGAGGCGTGAATTAAGTGTTGAAA
This region includes:
- the fliD gene encoding flagellar filament capping protein FliD; this translates as MGTISSSVGLISGINTADLIDKLIAIEARPKAIIEQRNSVLNAQTVAYQEINAKLLALKLDSAGFVASSTFKSTSTSSSNESVIKASSGSSATPGTYSFSVNRLVSTQQVITRGYADSDSTAIGAGTLTFEFGNGRLDSDTALSTLNGGAGVTRGKIRITDRSGASAVVDLSRALTINDVLNEINNTSGINVTASINDDGLQIVDNTGAVTTSLAVANVGTNNTATSLGLNVASVGTTLTGTQINRIGSSTLLATLNDGNGVRNKGALSDFEITRRDGTTFSVSLNGATTLGQVIDKINTGSGGNVTASINAAGTGLQLVDGTSGGATFGVTALNGSGAADDLGLTAASVGDTITTRRLVSTLNSRLIGNLKGGAGANLGTINITNRAGVSFAVDLSTATSVQQAIDLINSAGAANSISASLNQASNGIQLTDSTGATASNLIVADTTGTGAADLGLAQSVAAATLNSGNLQFRYITEATRRDNLNGGGGVAKGKFTITDSNGLSSEVDLSQGNEATVGDIIAEINSKGLAITARINDNGDGILLEDTGSGASAIKVEEAGSTTARDLGLLGEAASAGADLDGSFEKTVTITASDTLSDVMEKINELGLPVQASILNDGSPADPYRLSFLSTRSGKAGAFVFDDGGTGLGGSTLVEARDAVVFFGASDPAKAIAITSTTNTLTSVIPGATVNLLSASSSPVSVSISRDDSAITKAIQKFVTDFNGVITTLDKYDRYDTATKQRGLLLGDPTIARVRSSLFRLINNRNEDLSTQYKSLAQIGLTVGTGATLKFDESKFTAALSADRNAVEQLFTYKTTTTNSNGETVTATAGVGVRIDELLKSLTDTDGAVQGQIDNVGRLLELNKQQIERIDLKLAAKRELLQNQFNAMEKALASLQAQGSSLTNFASQVASQK